In Penicillium oxalicum strain HP7-1 chromosome I, whole genome shotgun sequence, a single window of DNA contains:
- a CDS encoding GTP-binding nuclear protein GSP1/Ran translates to MADQAPPTFKLVLVGDGGTGKTTFVKRHLTGEFEKKYIATLGVEVHPLTFTTNLGPIQFDVWDTAGQEKFGGLRDGYYINGQAGIIMFDVTSRITYKNVPNWHRDLVRVCENIPIVLCGNKVDVKERKVKAKTITFHRKKNLQYYDISAKSNYNFEKPFLWLARKLVGNAQLEFVAAPALAPPEVTVDHEQLEKYRQEMADAAAQPLPDEDDADL, encoded by the exons ATGGCTGACCAAGCCCCACCCACTTTCAAGCTCGTCCTGGTCGGTGACGGTGGTACTGGCAAG ACCACTTTCGTCAAGCGCCACTTGACTGGAGAGTTCGAGAAGAAGTACATTGCCACTCTTGGTGTTGAGGTTCACCCTCTGACCTTCACCACC AACTTGGGACCCATTCAGTTCGATGTCTGGGACACTGCTGGTCAGGAGAAGTTCGGTGGTCTCCGTGATGGTTACTACATCAACGGCCAGGCCGGTATCATCATGTTCGATGTCACTTCCCGTATCACCTACAAGAACGTTCCCAACTGGCACC GTGATCTCGTCCGTGTCTGCGAGAACATTCCCATTGTTCTGTGCGGCAACAAGGTTGACGTGAAGGAgcgcaaggtcaaggccaagaCCATCACTTTCCACCGCAAGAAGAACCTCCAGTACTACGACATCTCTGCCAAGTCCAACTACAACTTCGAGAAGCCCTTCCTGTGGCTCGCCCGGAAGCTCGTTGGCAATGCCCAGCTG GAATTCGTTGCTGCTCCCGCTCTCGCTCCCCCCGAGGTCACTGTCGACCACGAGCAGTTGGAGAAGTACCGCCAGGAGATGGCCGATGCTGCTGCCCAGCCCCTccccgacgaggacgacgccGATCTGTAA
- a CDS encoding 26S proteasome non-ATPase regulatory subunit 9 yields MGILMDDNIHAPTVASGPTSGAAPRDFSKLTMPELMQEKERIEAELMALSSVLSSHGVNMTSSLTTFDGFPRDDIDIAQVRTTRVRIIHLRNDHKDVMNHLEKGLHAHFAQLQNAQAGGSAPNGTAPSSASQPSATESSIADAGSLGTPFARVNTVEPGSPAAEAGLKTGDLIRAFGGVHWLNHERLSKVAEAVQQNEGRPLTVRVSRRNNDSADTVEVGLQLTPRRNWGGRGLLGCHLVPL; encoded by the exons ATGGGCATTCTCATGGACGACAATATTCATGCTCCTACGGTGGCCTCCGGACCGACGTCCGGAGCCGCGCCACGCGATTTCTCTAAGCTCACTATGCCCGAGTTGATGCAAGAGAAGGAACGGATCGAGGCGGAGCTCATGGCGCTCAGCAGTGTTCTCAGCTCG CACGGAGTGAACATGACTTCCTCTCTCACAACCTTTGATGGGTTTCCCCGCGATGATATTGACATTGCTCAAG TCCGAACAACGCGTGTACGAATCATTCATCTGCGAAATGACCACAAAGATGTAATGAATCACCTTGAAAAGGGTCTTCACGCCCACTTTGCTCAGCTACAGAATGCCCAGGCCGGCGGCTCAGCTCCTAATGGCACAGCGCCGTCTTCGGCCTCACAACCCTCCGCCACAGAGAGCTCTATCGCGGACGCCGGTTCTCTTGGAACTCCCTTTGCTCGAGTGAATACAGTGGAACCCGGGAGTCCAGCCGCGGAAGCAGGGTTAAAGACTGGTGACCTGATCCGCGCCTTCGGAGGGGTGCATTGGCTGAACCATGAGCGCCTGTCAAAGGTCGCCGAAGCAGTGCAGCAAAACGAAGGA CGCCCACTCACTGTCAGGGTAAGCAGACGAAATAATGATTCCGCAGACACCGTCGAGGTTGGTCTGCAGTTGACTCCGCGTCGGAATTGGGGAGGTCGCGGTCTTCTTGGCTGCCACCTCGTGCCTTTGTAG